Sequence from the Sphingomonas sp. KR3-1 genome:
AGCTCGAGCAATATGCCAGCGCGCTGCCGTTCGAGGAGGAAGGCTGCATTGCCTCGTTCGACCTCGCCGAGTTCAGCGTCGACCAGGTGAGCCAGGTGTCGCTGATCTCGGTCAACGGTCCGCTCCCGGGCACGCTGTACGTGCCGGTTCCGCGCGGGCTGAGCGGCGAGAGCGCCGGCGCGGCGTCGTTCGCGCGCGAAAAGGGGAGGCTGCTCGCTGGCGCATCGGCGCTGCCGCCCTATCGCCCGACGCTGCCGATCACCGAGCGCGACATCGAGAAGGCGATCGCGGGGCTGAAGGCGATCCTGCCGGCGCACACTCCGCAGGCGGTGCGGCAGGCCGCGATCGCCGGCCAGCGCGCCGCGCTCGAGCAGGCCCAGGCCGCCGTGGCACGCGGCGAGCGGCTGCCGGGGACGTTCAGCTACGGCTATGAAGGCGACCACGCGTCGATCTATTTCCACGACGTCGACGGCGATTACGAGGTACTGCGATTCGCCCGTGATGCGGTCACCCCGTGCGGGTTGTGGTACATCTCGCTCGGCAGCACGATCCTCTTCGGCATCCTCGGCATATTGGGCGTGCCGCTGTCGAGCCAGAAGGTCAGCCAGGCGGTCTCGCGCTACTTCACCCGCTATCCGCGCGCGGCCATGGCCGCGGCGACGGTGCTGCAGGAGGAGATCAGCGCGCGCTCGATCGTCGCCTTCGTCCGGCTGCTCTACCAGACCGGGGGCTTCAAGAGCCTGATCACCTCGCTGCTGAAGGAACTCAGCTTCTGGGACTTCCTGTTCTTCAGCGCCAGCCTGCTGGTTACCTTCCTCGAACTGGTCGTGCCCAACCCCAGCACTGCGGCGTGGCTGGCCTTCATGCTCACCAAGATCACCCTGTTCGTCGCGCAGCTGATCCTGGTGTGGAACGACCAGCCACCCGGCTGTCTCAGCAGCGGGCAGGTGCGCATCGGGACGCCGCTGCCGATCGGCTGACCTGCCGATCCGCCGAAGATTACGGTCCTTCTTGGCTTGTTCGGGCGGCGCGGCACCTCTAAGGTCTGCGCCGCTCCCGTATCCAGCGTTACCAAAAGGCTTGCATGACCGTCCCCCGATTCAAACGCATTCTTCTGAAGCTCTCGGGCGAGGTCCTGATGGGACAGGGGCAGTTCGGCATCGACCCGGACACCTGCGAGCGCGTGGCGCTCGAAGTGAAGGACGCCAAGGACAGCGGGCTCGAGATCTGCATGGTCGTGGGCGGCGGCAACATCTTCCGCGGGCTTGCGGGCGCCGCGCAGGGCTTCGACCGCGCCTCCGCCGATTACATGGGCATGCTCGCCACGGTGATGAACGCGCTGGCGATGCAGAACGCGCTCGAGAAGATCGGCGTCGACACGCGCGTCCAGTCGGCGATCCCGATGGCGTCTGTTTGCGAGCCCTATGTCCGCCGCCGCGCCGAGCGGCACATGGAGAAGGGCCGCGTCGTGATCTTCGCCGCGGGCACCGGCCTGCCGTTCTTCACCACCGACACCACCGCGGCGCTGCGCGCGGCCGAAATGAACTGCGACGCGCTGTTCAAGGGCACCAGCGTGGACGGCGTCTATGATGCCGACCCGAAGAAGGTGAAGACCGCAAAGCGTTACGATACGCTGGGTTACGACCGCGTCCTCGCAGACAATCTGAAGGTGATGGACGCCTCCGCCGTCGCGCTGTGCCGCGACAACAATATCCCGATCGTGGTGTTCAACATCCGTGACGAGGGCAACCTTACCCGCGTGATCAGCGGCGAGGGCACCTCGACGATCGTCCAGAACGAACCCCAATACGCATAAGAGGAGCCGAAAATGGCCGCATATGACAAGGCCGACCTCGAGCGCCGGATGAACGGCGCGGTGGAGTCGCTCAAGCATGACCTGCAGGGTCTGCGCACGGGCCGCGCATCGATCGCGCTGCTCGATCCGGTGACGGTCGAGGTCTATGGCGCACACATGCCGCTCAACCAGGTGGCGACCGTCGCCGCGCCCGAGCCGCGCCTGCTCTCGGTCACGGTGTGGGACAAGTCGAACGTCGGCCCGGCCGAAAAGGCGATCCGCTCGGCCGGCCTCGGCCTCAACCCGATCACCGACGGCCAGACGCTGCGCCTGCCGATCCCGGACCTGACCGAGGAGCGCCGCAAGGAGCTCGCCAAGCTCGCCAGCCAATATGCCGAGAAGGCCCGCATCGCGGTGCGCAACGTGCGCCGCGACGGCAATGACAACCTGAAGACCGACGAGAAGAAGGGCGTGTTCGGCGAGGACGAGCGCAAGCGCCACGAGACCGAGGTGCAGAAGCTGACCGACGCCACGATCGTGGAGATCGACGCGGCGGCGAGCGCCAAGGAAAAGGAAATCCTGGGCAAGTGATGCCGGCGCGCGCCCTGCCTGTTTCTTGCCGGAATGACGTCAATGGGGCGTTCGGTGGCCGCTAAGCCTGCGCTCGTTTCAGAGGGTGCTGCACCCCCGCGCCATGTCGCCATCATCATGGACGGCAATGGCCGCTGGGCGAAGAAGCGGCTGCTGCCGCGGATCGCCGGGCACAAGCAGGGCGTCGAAGCGGTGCGGCGGATCAGCCGCGCGGCGCGCAAGCTCGGCATCGAAGTCCTGACGCTCTATGCTTTCTCCTCGGAGAACTGGCGGCGGCCGGAGGAAGAGGTCCGCGACCTGATGGGGCTGCTGCGCCACTTCCTGGCGAGCGAGCTCGACGAGCTGGTCTCCGAGGGCGTGAAGCTGCGGATCATCGGCGCGTGGCGCCAGCTCTCCCCCGATCTCGTCGCGATGATCGAGGGCGCGGTGGCGCGCACCGCGAGCAATCCGGGGCCGACGCTGGTGATCGCGCTCAACTATGGCGCGCAGGCCGAGCTGGCCGATGCCGCCCGCCTTCTCGCCGAGAAGGTGCGGGCAGGGGAGATAGATCCCGCCAGCATCAACGAGAAGGCGTTCGAGGCGGCGCTCGATACCGGCGACCTGCCGCCGCTCGACCTGCTGATCCGCACCTCGGGCGAGCAGCGGCTCTCCAATTTCCTGCTGTGGCAGGCGGCCTATGCCGAATTGCTGTTCGTCGACACGCTGTGGCCGGACTTCGACGAGAAGGCGCTCACGCAGGCGCTCGGCGAGTTCGGCAAGCGCCAGCGACGCTTCGGGGGCCTGTGACCAAGAAGGGCTCCGAGCTTACCACCCGGCTGGGTGTCGCGTTGCTGCTGATCGGGCTGGCCGGTGCCGCGCTGTACGCCGGCGGGCTGGGCTTCTGGGCGGTGGTGTGCTTCGCCGGCGTGCTGATGATGGGCGAATGGGCGACGCTGGCCGGGGCCAATCCGCGCGGCCGCAAGCTGGCGCAATATGCGATGTCGGTGCCGCTCGCGGCGATGGCGCCGGGACTCGCCGCGGGGCCGGGTTTCCTCGCGCTGGGCCTGATCATTGGCGTGTTCTTCTTCCTGGCGATCGTGACGCGCGGCGGGCAACTGGCGCTGGGCGCCTTCTATGTCGGGCTGCCGGTGCTGGCGCTGGTGCTGATCCGCGAGCAGCCGGTGCAAGGGCTGTTGCTGACCTTCTGGGCGATGGCGCTGGTATGGGCATGCGACAGCGCCGCCTATTTCGCCGGGCGCGCGATCGGCGGACCCAAGCTGGCCCCGGCGATCAGTCCCAACAAGACCTGGGCCGGGTTCCTGGGCGGCGTGGCGGGGGCTACGCTGTTCGCCTTCCTGCTCGTCTGGCTGTTCGGCCTGCCCGTGGCGCTGGCCTGGGCAACACCGGCGCTGGCCGCGCTGTCGCAGCTCGGCGACTTGCTCGAAAGCCATTTGAAGCGCCTAGCGGGCGTGAAGGACTCGGGCAATCTGCTGCCCGGTCATGGCGGCGTGATGGACCGGCTCGACGGGCTGGTCGTGTCCGCCCCGGTGGCGGCGCTGCTGGTGCTCTGGCTGGTTCGATGAAAACCGTCACGATTCTGGGGGCTACCGGCTCGGTCGGCAGCTCGACGCTCGACCTGATCGAGCGCGAGCCCGAGCGCTTTGAGGTCGTCGCGCTCACCGCCAATTGCGATGTCGAGAAGCTTGCAGCGGCGGCGATCCGCACGCGCGCCCGGCATGCGGTGGTGGCCGATGAAAGCTGCCTGCCGGCGCTCACGGAGCGGCTGGCGGGGACGGGGATCACCGCCGCGGGCGGTGCGGAAGCGGTATGCGACGCCGCGCGGATGGGCGCGGACTGGACGATGGCGGCGATCGTCGGGCTGGCCGGCCTCGGCTCGGCAATGGCGGCGATCGAGCAGGGCGGCACCGTGGTGCTCGCCAACAAGGAGCCGCTGGTCTCGGCCGGCGACCTGGTGACCGCGGCGGCACGACGCCACGGCGCCACGATCCTGCCCGCCGATTCGGAGCACAACGCGATCTTCCAGTGCTTCGATTTCGAGCGCCCGGAGCGCGTAAGACGGATCATCTTGACCGCGAGCGGCGGGCCGTTCCGCGATTGGGACCTCGAAGCGATGGGCGACGTGACGCCGGCCCAGGCCTGCGCGCATCCCAATTGGTCGATGGGCGCCAAGATCTCGGTCGATTCGGCGACGTTGATGAACAAGGGGCTCGAGCTGATCGAGGCGGCGCGGCTGTTCCCCGTTGAACATCACAAGCTTGAAATACTCGTGCATCGCCAGTCGGTTATCCACTCGATGGTGGAATATGTCGACGGATCGGTACTGGCCCAGTTGGGCCCTTCGGACATGCGGGTGCCGATCGCGCACACGCTCGCCTGGCCCGACCGGATGGCGACGCCGATGCCGCCGCTCGACTTTGTGGCAATGGCAAGGCTCGACTTCGAGGCACCGGACGCCGTGCGCTTCCCCGCATTGCGGCTGGCGCGCGAGGCATTGGAGGCC
This genomic interval carries:
- the pyrH gene encoding UMP kinase, with amino-acid sequence MTVPRFKRILLKLSGEVLMGQGQFGIDPDTCERVALEVKDAKDSGLEICMVVGGGNIFRGLAGAAQGFDRASADYMGMLATVMNALAMQNALEKIGVDTRVQSAIPMASVCEPYVRRRAERHMEKGRVVIFAAGTGLPFFTTDTTAALRAAEMNCDALFKGTSVDGVYDADPKKVKTAKRYDTLGYDRVLADNLKVMDASAVALCRDNNIPIVVFNIRDEGNLTRVISGEGTSTIVQNEPQYA
- the frr gene encoding ribosome recycling factor, which translates into the protein MAAYDKADLERRMNGAVESLKHDLQGLRTGRASIALLDPVTVEVYGAHMPLNQVATVAAPEPRLLSVTVWDKSNVGPAEKAIRSAGLGLNPITDGQTLRLPIPDLTEERRKELAKLASQYAEKARIAVRNVRRDGNDNLKTDEKKGVFGEDERKRHETEVQKLTDATIVEIDAAASAKEKEILGK
- a CDS encoding isoprenyl transferase, whose protein sequence is MGRSVAAKPALVSEGAAPPRHVAIIMDGNGRWAKKRLLPRIAGHKQGVEAVRRISRAARKLGIEVLTLYAFSSENWRRPEEEVRDLMGLLRHFLASELDELVSEGVKLRIIGAWRQLSPDLVAMIEGAVARTASNPGPTLVIALNYGAQAELADAARLLAEKVRAGEIDPASINEKAFEAALDTGDLPPLDLLIRTSGEQRLSNFLLWQAAYAELLFVDTLWPDFDEKALTQALGEFGKRQRRFGGL
- a CDS encoding phosphatidate cytidylyltransferase; its protein translation is MTKKGSELTTRLGVALLLIGLAGAALYAGGLGFWAVVCFAGVLMMGEWATLAGANPRGRKLAQYAMSVPLAAMAPGLAAGPGFLALGLIIGVFFFLAIVTRGGQLALGAFYVGLPVLALVLIREQPVQGLLLTFWAMALVWACDSAAYFAGRAIGGPKLAPAISPNKTWAGFLGGVAGATLFAFLLVWLFGLPVALAWATPALAALSQLGDLLESHLKRLAGVKDSGNLLPGHGGVMDRLDGLVVSAPVAALLVLWLVR
- the dxr gene encoding 1-deoxy-D-xylulose-5-phosphate reductoisomerase codes for the protein MKTVTILGATGSVGSSTLDLIEREPERFEVVALTANCDVEKLAAAAIRTRARHAVVADESCLPALTERLAGTGITAAGGAEAVCDAARMGADWTMAAIVGLAGLGSAMAAIEQGGTVVLANKEPLVSAGDLVTAAARRHGATILPADSEHNAIFQCFDFERPERVRRIILTASGGPFRDWDLEAMGDVTPAQACAHPNWSMGAKISVDSATLMNKGLELIEAARLFPVEHHKLEILVHRQSVIHSMVEYVDGSVLAQLGPSDMRVPIAHTLAWPDRMATPMPPLDFVAMARLDFEAPDAVRFPALRLAREALEAGGARPAILNAANEVAVAAFLSGRLNFLEIAAISADTLARYDPVAPESLEAVWAIDAEARRIAGERVKDGVA